A DNA window from Halorubrum sp. DM2 contains the following coding sequences:
- a CDS encoding DMT family transporter — protein MDSKPAVSPSAGLAVAVAAVSAGATLVRLSDAPSSVAAFYRVLFTTLPLASVAAWRYRGEFARIRSRDLAFAALSGVALAVHFAAWFESLRWTSVAASVTLVQAQPVFVALGAWLLLRERVTRRMAAGIAVAVVGMVSMSLGDLLGGVAIGPRPLYGNALALSGAVAAAGYVLAGRSLRQRISLIPYVTVVYGVCVVVLLAFVLAAGRPLTGYPLREWLLFVGLAVGPGLLGHTVLNWALAHLESSVVSVSLLGEPVGATLLAFALLSEAPTPATVSGGCIVLFGIYVTAAADPE, from the coding sequence ATGGACTCGAAGCCGGCGGTGTCACCGAGTGCGGGACTGGCGGTCGCGGTCGCTGCCGTGAGCGCGGGGGCGACCCTCGTGCGCCTGAGCGACGCGCCGAGCTCCGTCGCCGCGTTCTACCGGGTGCTGTTCACGACGCTGCCGCTGGCCTCTGTCGCCGCGTGGCGGTACCGCGGGGAGTTCGCGCGGATCCGGTCTCGGGACCTCGCGTTCGCGGCTCTGTCCGGGGTCGCGCTCGCCGTCCACTTCGCGGCGTGGTTCGAAAGCCTCCGGTGGACGAGCGTCGCGGCGAGCGTGACGCTGGTTCAGGCCCAACCGGTGTTCGTCGCGCTCGGCGCGTGGCTGCTGTTGCGCGAACGCGTCACGCGTCGCATGGCCGCGGGCATCGCGGTCGCCGTGGTCGGGATGGTGTCGATGTCCCTCGGCGACCTCCTCGGCGGCGTGGCGATCGGTCCCCGTCCCCTGTACGGGAACGCGCTCGCGCTGTCCGGTGCGGTCGCCGCCGCGGGCTACGTGCTGGCGGGGCGTTCGCTGCGCCAGCGAATCTCGCTGATCCCCTACGTCACGGTCGTGTACGGCGTCTGCGTGGTCGTGCTGCTCGCGTTCGTCCTCGCCGCCGGGCGTCCGCTCACCGGCTACCCGCTCAGGGAGTGGCTGCTGTTCGTCGGGCTGGCGGTGGGACCGGGACTGCTCGGTCACACCGTCCTCAACTGGGCGCTCGCACACCTCGAATCGAGCGTCGTCTCCGTCTCGCTGCTCGGCGAACCGGTCGGTGCGACGCTGCTCGCGTTCGCGTTGCTGTCAGAGGCCCCGACGCCGGCCACCGTTTCCGGCGGCTGTATCGTCCTCTTCGGGATCTACGTCACGGCGGCCGCCGATCCTGAGTAG
- a CDS encoding GAF domain-containing sensor histidine kinase: MDRRTVVAFVGDDASAGERVSRAVDAAWEGTDGPTFRALAPADLDADREGEGPLNATCVVVVTAAATTDGAVRDRLKRLPSNVPVIALVEDATTATIRALLSADVDDVVEVGGRDSTADGPDDVARLVECFANRADPDRVQLGDDDVARLADVLLDAGTTLMSTRTDEVDTKIEWTMENVGEHAELDRIVCYREDDGRFVPAYSWCPDGSEPEPRAFEDFPNPDQLSTFTNVARSSAAPAFSGDGSAETGERPPATVHVPLVVDWELSGIVAFESDDCRVWTDDEVDLYRTLGDLVAHTIARNDRRVALRRQAEQLEQFSAVVSHDLRNPLNVISGYLSLSEEELSPTRYEAMNGAVDRMETLIDDLLMLARRGEAIGDTEPVPIEAIAEEAWQSVRAPDATLTIADEIGRVEADPSRLRQAFENLFRNAIDHGGRDVTIEIGPLAAGGDRGLYVADDGPGIPIELVDTVFDSGVSSADSSGIGLAIVDRIVEAHEWDIEARNDDGAVFELTFGADATRAASL, from the coding sequence ATGGACCGGCGAACAGTCGTCGCGTTCGTGGGCGACGACGCGAGCGCTGGCGAACGCGTGTCCCGCGCAGTGGACGCCGCTTGGGAGGGGACCGACGGCCCGACGTTTCGCGCGCTTGCCCCCGCCGACCTCGACGCGGACCGCGAGGGTGAGGGACCGCTAAACGCGACCTGTGTGGTAGTCGTCACCGCCGCGGCCACGACCGACGGGGCGGTACGGGACCGCCTCAAGCGACTTCCGTCGAACGTACCAGTGATCGCGCTCGTCGAGGACGCGACGACGGCGACGATCCGCGCCCTGTTGTCGGCCGACGTGGACGACGTGGTGGAGGTGGGCGGGCGAGACTCGACCGCTGACGGACCCGATGATGTCGCTCGGCTCGTCGAGTGTTTTGCGAACCGAGCGGATCCCGATCGCGTTCAACTCGGCGACGACGACGTCGCCCGGCTCGCGGACGTGTTGCTCGACGCCGGAACGACGCTGATGAGTACGCGGACCGACGAGGTCGACACGAAGATCGAGTGGACGATGGAGAACGTCGGCGAACACGCCGAACTCGATCGGATCGTCTGCTATCGGGAGGACGACGGCCGATTCGTGCCCGCGTACAGCTGGTGTCCTGACGGATCCGAACCGGAACCGAGGGCGTTCGAGGACTTCCCCAACCCAGACCAGCTATCGACGTTCACCAACGTCGCGCGTTCGTCTGCCGCACCGGCGTTTTCCGGCGACGGGAGCGCTGAGACGGGCGAACGACCGCCGGCGACGGTTCATGTACCGCTCGTCGTCGACTGGGAACTGAGCGGGATCGTCGCGTTCGAGTCCGACGACTGTCGCGTCTGGACGGACGACGAGGTCGACCTGTACCGCACGCTCGGTGATTTGGTCGCGCACACGATCGCACGCAACGATCGCCGGGTTGCGCTCCGACGGCAGGCCGAACAGCTCGAACAGTTCAGCGCCGTCGTGTCACACGACCTCAGGAACCCGCTCAACGTGATTTCGGGATACCTCTCCCTCTCAGAGGAGGAGCTCTCACCGACGCGCTACGAGGCCATGAACGGTGCGGTCGACCGCATGGAGACGCTGATCGACGACCTTCTCATGCTCGCCCGGCGCGGCGAGGCGATCGGTGACACGGAGCCGGTTCCGATCGAGGCCATCGCGGAGGAGGCGTGGCAGTCGGTGCGTGCGCCCGACGCGACCCTCACGATCGCCGACGAGATCGGCCGCGTCGAGGCCGATCCGAGCCGGCTCCGGCAGGCATTCGAGAACCTCTTCCGGAACGCGATCGACCACGGCGGTCGGGATGTCACGATAGAGATCGGACCGCTCGCTGCGGGCGGCGACAGGGGACTGTACGTCGCGGACGACGGTCCCGGGATCCCGATCGAACTGGTCGACACGGTCTTCGATTCGGGCGTCTCGTCGGCCGACAGCTCCGGGATCGGCTTAGCGATCGTCGACCGCATCGTCGAGGCGCACGAGTGGGACATCGAGGCGCGGAACGACGACGGTGCCGTCTTCGAACTCACCTTCGGTGCGGACGCGACGCGGGCCGCGTCGCTGTAG
- a CDS encoding SRPBCC family protein: MPTYRRTTRVPAPIEDVWAFHSTVDGLRELTPDWMRLRIGDVEGPDGSPDPEVLVAGSTIEMSLRPFGIGPRQRWTSRITERDPEGTTPPERSARFVDEMEGGPFRRWEHTHAFYADGDETLLVDAVAYRLPLGPLGDAAGPPAKIGFEGMFRDRHRRTIERFSEY, encoded by the coding sequence ATGCCGACGTACAGGCGGACGACTCGGGTGCCGGCTCCGATCGAAGACGTGTGGGCGTTTCACTCCACGGTCGACGGACTGCGAGAACTCACTCCCGACTGGATGCGCCTCCGGATCGGCGACGTCGAGGGGCCGGACGGCTCGCCGGACCCCGAAGTCCTCGTCGCCGGGTCGACGATCGAGATGTCGCTCAGGCCGTTCGGGATCGGGCCGCGACAGCGGTGGACCTCGCGGATCACTGAGCGTGATCCCGAGGGGACGACTCCGCCCGAGCGCTCCGCCCGGTTCGTCGACGAGATGGAGGGCGGCCCGTTCCGGCGCTGGGAACACACGCACGCGTTCTACGCCGACGGCGACGAGACCCTCCTCGTCGACGCGGTCGCGTATCGGCTGCCGCTCGGACCGCTCGGGGACGCCGCCGGGCCGCCGGCGAAGATCGGCTTCGAGGGGATGTTCCGCGACCGGCACCGCCGGACGATCGAGCGGTTCTCGGAGTACTGA
- a CDS encoding DNA glycosylase codes for MERGAIDVGDLAGPFDLQATLESGQSYLWNRADGDTYGELHAHGGDAWYETVVDPIPGVTDERVAVRVRQEGGVHDGTLRWEASTDAEPLLAHLLRLDDDLDAILDATPDLSLLERAYDAYEGMRLTRDPVFPCLISFICSAQMRVARIHGMQRRLRETYGDAVALGDETYRAFPTPEQLAARTEDELRDLSLGYRAPYVQRTAEMVASGEADPREAADLPYEEARESLTRFVGVGDKVADCVLLFSLGFLEAVPLDTWIRTTIEEYYPDCDRGSYAATSRALRERFGDEFAGYAQTYVFYYLRAGGE; via the coding sequence ATGGAACGCGGGGCGATCGACGTTGGCGACTTGGCCGGACCGTTCGACCTTCAGGCGACGCTCGAAAGCGGACAGAGCTACCTCTGGAACCGCGCGGACGGCGACACCTACGGAGAGCTTCACGCGCACGGCGGCGACGCGTGGTACGAGACTGTCGTCGACCCGATCCCCGGTGTGACCGACGAGCGCGTCGCGGTCCGGGTCCGACAGGAGGGCGGCGTCCACGACGGGACGCTCCGCTGGGAGGCGTCGACCGACGCCGAGCCCCTCTTGGCCCACCTGCTCCGGCTCGACGACGACCTCGACGCGATCTTAGACGCCACGCCGGATCTCTCCCTTCTGGAGCGCGCGTACGACGCCTACGAGGGGATGCGGCTGACCCGCGACCCGGTCTTTCCCTGCCTGATCTCGTTCATCTGCTCGGCGCAGATGCGCGTCGCCCGCATCCACGGAATGCAACGTCGACTCCGCGAGACCTACGGCGACGCGGTCGCGCTCGGCGACGAGACGTATCGCGCCTTCCCGACGCCCGAGCAGTTAGCGGCGCGCACGGAGGACGAACTCCGCGACCTCTCCTTAGGCTACCGCGCGCCGTACGTCCAGCGCACCGCCGAGATGGTCGCGAGCGGCGAGGCGGACCCCCGGGAGGCGGCCGACCTGCCGTATGAGGAGGCCCGCGAGTCGCTCACGCGGTTCGTCGGCGTCGGGGACAAGGTCGCCGACTGCGTGCTGCTGTTCTCGCTCGGCTTCCTCGAAGCGGTGCCGTTGGACACTTGGATCCGAACCACCATCGAGGAGTACTACCCCGACTGCGACCGCGGGAGCTACGCGGCGACGTCGCGGGCGCTCCGCGAGCGGTTCGGCGACGAGTTCGCCGGTTACGCGCAGACGTACGTGTTCTACTACCTCCGCGCCGGCGGCGAGTGA
- a CDS encoding DUF555 domain-containing protein, which produces MDCRVVVEAAVPVYDVETVDEAVRIAISKTGEMLNPDLNYVEIDAGTRTSPSGEQLDPAFVAADEALVALELQMDVFNVDRDEHASRVARKEIGKRLRNIPLKVLSVTEIDPEESDRAADDESAGD; this is translated from the coding sequence ATGGACTGTCGAGTCGTCGTCGAGGCCGCGGTTCCGGTGTACGACGTGGAGACCGTCGACGAGGCGGTCCGGATCGCTATCTCGAAGACCGGCGAGATGCTCAACCCGGACCTCAACTACGTCGAGATCGACGCCGGGACGCGGACGTCGCCGAGCGGCGAGCAGCTCGACCCGGCCTTCGTCGCGGCGGACGAGGCGCTGGTCGCCTTGGAGCTTCAGATGGACGTGTTCAACGTCGATCGCGACGAACACGCCAGCCGCGTGGCGCGCAAGGAGATCGGAAAGCGCCTCCGAAACATCCCGCTGAAGGTGCTGTCAGTCACCGAAATCGACCCTGAGGAGAGCGACCGCGCCGCGGACGACGAAAGCGCCGGCGACTGA
- a CDS encoding UPF0058 family protein, whose protein sequence is MKKQELIHLHGLLAEVRKQCEFWDDDVDLEAYEELGVKPTSIHKSKTDHKAAVFKLTEGITEPMESSESEPLAPTAD, encoded by the coding sequence ATGAAGAAGCAGGAACTCATCCATCTTCACGGTCTCCTCGCGGAGGTACGAAAACAGTGCGAGTTCTGGGACGACGACGTTGACCTCGAAGCGTATGAGGAACTGGGCGTCAAACCGACATCGATTCACAAATCGAAGACCGACCACAAGGCCGCCGTTTTCAAGCTGACTGAGGGAATCACCGAGCCGATGGAGTCGTCCGAATCGGAGCCGCTGGCCCCGACGGCCGACTGA